GTCGCCAAACTCTGTGACAAACGGATCGCCTTGCGAACCGATCTGGATCGCAGCATTGTGTCCTGCTCCTTGATAATCGAGCAAAGCTCCAACGATCTTGATCCCATCTTTTCGATCTTTAGCCTTATAAACTGACAAAAGGGGTGAAAGTTTCTCAGATGAAAGCTTTTCGCCGATATTTTTAGGATCAAGTTCAAAGAGCATCACATCTTTATCTTCTGGTAAATAGACACCTGCTTGTTCTGCGATCCATTGGGCTGAACGTCCAGCTACAGGTCCGTTGACACCATGGTTGTCATTAAAGACAAAGTCTGCGATCTTTTCATAGTCTTCTTTTGGTACTAAGTAAGCACCTTTTTCTTGCATCAATTCTAACCATTTATCGTAGACTGGTGCTTCAACGACAGCAGAGTTTTCTGTTGCACAGATCATACCATTATCAAAGCGTTTTGATAATAAAAGATCTTCAACTGCGCGTTCCAAATGTGCAGTGTGATCGACAAAAACAGCCCCGTTACCAGCTCCAACACCCATCGAAGGGTTACCAGAACGTAAAGCAGCGTTGACCATTCCTGGACCGCCAGTTGCCAAGATCGAAGCAATCTTTTTATTTTGGATCAAAGCTGTCGTATTTTCTAATGATGGCGTTTCGACCCACTGGATGATATCTTTAGGAGCGCCAGCAGCGACGGCAGCATCATAAATGATCTTAGCTGCATGAGCTGAACATTTTTGAGCTTGAGGATGGAAGGCAAAAACGATCGCATTGCGCGTTTTTAAAGCCATGAGGGCCTTGAACATCGTAGTCGAAGTTGGATTCGTTGTCGGAACGATCCCTGCTAAGACCCCTAAAGGAGCAGCGATCTTGACTTGACCTTTGATCTTATCTTCTGAAATGACCCCAACAGTTTTTTCGTGTTTGATCAAATTGTAAATATTTTCAGTTGCAAAGCGGTTTTTAGTATCTTTATCTTCAACAACGCCTCGACCAGTCTCAGCAACGGCTTCATGCGCTAGCTCCAAAGCTGCTTCTGAGCCAGCTAAAGCGGCTTCAAAAACGATCTTATCAACTTGTTCTTGGGTAAAAGTCGCATACTTTGCTTCAGCTTTGAGCGCTTTTTCAACTAGTTCTTCGGTATAAGCTTGAGCTTTCTTTTGCTTAGCTTCTTTTTCTTCAGGTGTCAAAACGCGCTTTTTTTGTTTTTCATCTTTACTCATTTAATGTTCCCTCCAATTACTGACGTATCGATAAGTCATCACAACCATCATGTGAATAACTTCACTAATTATATTAGCGCTTTTTGAGAACGATTTCAATTATTTTTACTCTTTTTTTTTAAATATTTTTATCTACTTCTCAGCGCTTACATTTAGTAATAATGTTCATTTTACACTGTTACCTATTTTTTAAATAGTCCTTAGAACTCATCTACCTAAAATTTTACTTTTAGCTAATAAAAGTAAAATTTGTGCAACAAAAAACAAACTTTTTAAGAAAAAATACGAATAAGCTAAACTTAACTCATTCGTATCATTTATCCTATTATTGTCCAGTTACAAAAGCTGGAAGGCCTTTATAAGCTCGATAGATCGCTTGTTCGACTTGGATCCCAGTTAGATTTTTAGCTACAGCAAAGCCTTCAAATTGATCTTTGATCTTCGCTAAAGCATAACTTGTATTATGTTTATTTTGATTTTGGACCATGACAATATAGTCAGCCCCACTCAATCTTCTAGCAAAATAGCGTTCGGGATCGCGACGGTGATAAAATGCATCGACCATGATCATCTCGCCTCCATGAGCTTTGATGATCTCTTCGTATTTATCACGATATAATTCACGCCCCACGACGATCCCGACTGTCTTACCGGCAAGATCAAATTCGATCGCTGGTTTAAAGGTGGCTTTAGGTGTACTCTCTTTTTTAGGTGTAACATTTGGGTGTTCGTGCTTTTCTGGGTAGACCCAAGCGATCGAGATATCATCATTCAAACGGATCCCACGCGGTCGTGCGTACCAGCGTAAGCGAACTAAACTGCCTTCTTTGACATTAAATGCTTGGAGCGGGACTTTATATGTAAAGATCCGCCCATCAACAACTAATTCATGACCATTTACATCATGTTCAACGACTAATTTACCTTCATCATTCATCTCAACGACCCCTTGATCAAAAGTGATCGTATTGGGGACATACAGTTCATCTGGGCGGCGGATCAGTTTAACGATCCGCGGAGTATCTGAATGAGCATTATTGACAATGATCGCATCTCCATTCCGCGGATTGTACTGATTCCGAATAAATTCATTAAACTTCAATTCTTTATTATTTTTGTTATAGGCTTTAAATCCCATTCTACGAGTCGAGACTTTATAGACCATCACCATTTCAAAAAGTTTCTCAAAGATCTGAGGTTCTTTCTTGATCCATGCTTCTAGAGCTTTGCTATCCCCTTTAGCCGTCAACATCGTTTGGAGCGTTTGGAGCGTCCGATCGATCTTTAGCGTTGGTCTTTTAGTCACTTCGATCTGCAACTCTGGCTCTTCTTTTGCTACTGTCGTTTCTTGTACCAAGTCACTTTTTTGTTCTGGCACAGTTTTTACGTCTACTTTATTTGTTTTGAGCTGCGCAGTTTGCTCCGACTGATCATCTTTTTGCTCTTCTTCACTTTCACTTACGGTCTGCTGTTGCTCGTTTCCGTTTTTTTCAGCGATCTTTAAAATAACTCGGATCGCTTCAGCTGCGATCTTTAGTTCATTATGAGTGTTACCAGTTACATTGAGCAATTGCTTGATATCTTCACGGTAATCATACATTGCTAGCCCCCCTTTCTTATTTATACTCTTATTGTAAACTACCTATCTCAAAAGTCATATAAGTTTTTTTGAATAACTAAAAAAGAGGCCTTTTAATAGCCTCTTTTTTAGCTTTATTTTAGTTTTGCACTTGTTTCAGCTATAACTGAGTACGGCGTGCCTTCTAAAGTATCGTTCAAGTGATCGATCGTCTCATCGCCAATATACTCAGCTGTGCCTTTTTTTAGGTCAACTTTGACATCTTCAACGAGTTTGCTTAAGCTTTCTTTCACTTTAGCAGCACAACAGGCACCTTTCATCCCTAAAACGTGAACTGTATGTTTTTCCTTCATCGCTTCTTGGCCCTACATAGTATGAGTAAAGAAAGATAATAGAGCTTCCTTTCTTATGAAATTTTGGGTCCGTCTCACACCGTTAACTTTCCTGCGGGCCATCTCACTTGTAGTTTAGCACAACGCTTCTTAAGTGTTAAATAAAAAACTCACCAGCCATAATAAGCTGTTACTAAAAGAGCCAAAGTCGGGTTAGATAAGATCCCTAAGAGAACAAAACAGCCTAGGCGAAATAAATTTTTGCCCCAATTTGGCAGACGCTCTAAAAATTTTAATGTGCACAAGCGGTACAATAACAATAAGAAGAGGGGCAAAACACTCAAAACGCCACCAAGATTGACAACTAAAGTAAATAGCGTGTAGGCACTACTCTCAGCCGAACCTACTGCCAAAAGCCAAAGGGCAGAACCCGTGTACACGATAAGATAGATAACTTGGAAGATAAGCGCCAATTGAAAACTCTCACGTTCAAACCGCGTCTTTTTTCCTAAAAGAGCCATCACAAAAACGTACACCGGTGCGATCAAAAAAACGTACCACCGGGCCGCCAAAAACTCCAAAATAATTCCCAAACTCATCTTCCTTTCTCTAAAATATATTTTGTCACAGCAACGCCAACACCATCATGCTTGTTATCAGTCGTCACTGCTTGAGCTAAAGCTTTGATCTGCTCATTTGCGTTCCCCATCGCGACCCCAAAGCCAGCTAACTCAAACATCGTCAGATCGTTATTTTCATCCCCTAAGACCATGATCTCAGCTGCTGTGATCCCTAAGCGTTCACCTAGTTCAATTACTGCAGCACCTTTATGGGCCTTTTTATTCATCATCTCATAAAACCATGGCGCACTAAGAACAGTGTAATATTTAGCTAATACGGCCTGATCAAGAGTGGCTAATTTAGCTTGGATAATTTCAGGCTCATCGACCCACATGTATTTAGAGGCTAGACCGAGCGTTTCGATCTCTTGTGAGGTTCGATAATACAGTGGCATTTTAGTGTAAAATGCATCTAAAACTGTATATGGACTGATGTCTTTAAACGTCGTATACACACTTGAATCTGGCAAAACGATCTGTCCGCGCACACCTAATTCGTGGCTCAAAGCATCTAAAGCACCATACTCTTTTGGTGTCAGACCATGCTCAAATAGCGTCTGACCACTTTTTGTCGTCTGCGCTTTAGCCCCATTAAAGGTGATCGCATAGTCGTCTTCTGTCACAAGTCCTAACTCATCCAAATAATCTTTGACACCTGAAAGCGGGCGTCCTGTACATAAAACCACATAAACGCCTTGTGCCCGTGCTTTTTTTAAGGCGACTTTTGTCAGTGGTCCGATCTTTTTTTGATCATCGACAAGTGTGCCGTCGATGTCGATCGCGATCATTTTGATCTTCAAATGAGATCCCCCCATATCATGTTGTTTCAATTAATTATACCACCTCACCTAAAAGAGTTAAAAAGATAGCTAAAAAGATCCTTAAAAACTCTGTTGAGTCTTTAAGGATCTTTCCTACCTTTTGTTTAATCACGGCACCGCATGATCGTCAAGTGTAACATGAAATCGTTATAACGTTCATCATCAAGATCACGTCCAACGGCAGTCACGGTGCGTACTGCCAATTCTTCATTTTGATCGTATAAGTCTGTACTGTCGACTCTAAGATCAAGTTCGACTTTTTCATTGATCTCGATATGAAGTTCAGTTTCATCATAGTCACATTGGTAAAAACCACGGATCGGTGGCAAAGTTTCTTTACTTTGACGTTCACCTTCAAACGAGACTTTTTGTGTTTTACTATCACGTAAAGACATTTTAACGTTAAATTCTGCCATTGTTGACATCTCTGCAAAAACATAGTAGCCACGTGGAATACTCAATTTTACAGTTTTGTCATCTTCCATCAATGCGATCTTATTCATAATGAACCCCCTCAAACAAATATACTATTATACTTAAAACTATTTATCTGATTAACATTTTATCTTCAAGCATCAAAACGGGTCAATCAAAAGAAACTAGCGCACTACTCATTTTCAAAAAATATAACTTTGATTATAAAAACCTTAAGTTAATGATTATAAAATAATGGAACGATTAGCCAAAATCAAGCGTATCATGTAGAATATATCTATAATACTTTCGAGAAAGGCGGCTATCGCTATGGTAACGATCAAGCAAATCGCACAAGAAGCGGGTTTCTCTCAGGCGACTGTCTCACGCCTTTTAAATGATGACCCAACGCTTTCAGTCACCCCCGCTACTAAAAATAAGATCTTAACGGTCGCAAATCGGTTAGGTTATGGTAAACGTCAAAATAAATTTTTATTGACACGCAACATCGCCTTACTTGCTAGTTTTACAGCCGAAGAAGAGCTCCAAGATATTTATTTCAACACTTTAAAAGAAACCTTACTCGCTAAAGGTGAAGAAGCAAATTTCAAATTTGAATTTTTTACTGCGATCGATGAATTATTATCACAAAGTCAAAATTATGAAGGCTTCATTGGGATCGGAGCAGATGGATTCGCTGAGCCAAAGCTGCTCGAATTGGCCCAAGTTTTGCCTTTGGGAGTTTTTTTAGATATCAATCCCTTGCCCCATAAGTTCGATTCTGTTCAACCTGATCTTTCACAAACGATCTTAGATGCTTTAGATCAACTGATCTTAGCTGGAAAAAAATCGATCGGTTTTATCGGTGGTCTTGGTCATATCATGGGTACACATAATTATCAACAAGATCCCCGCTCGTTTGCGTTTGAAAATTGGGCTAAACGCCTAGGTGTCTTTGATGAGCGTTATTACTTCGTTTCTGGACCTTTTACGACTTCTAACGGCTATGAGCTTGGAAAACAGATCTTAGCTAATGACCTTCCTTTGCCAGAGGCCTTTATCGTCGCTTCTGATGCGCTTGCGATCGGTGTTTTGCAAGCTTTCAACGAAGCAGGACATGTGATCCCTAAAGATACCGCTTTGATCAGTATCAACAACATTGAGATCGCTCAGTATGTTTCACCTCCATTAACAACATATGCGATCGACCAAGCAGAACTTTGTCAAACGGCGATCAATCTTTTGGCCGACGCTTTAGAAAGACCTGAACGCCCTAAGATCCATGCTTTTATCAGTAATAAGCTCATCGTTCGGAAAAGTTTTATTCCTAAAAATTAAGTATTTTAATAGCACTCCGCCTTATTGGTCGGAGTGTTTTTTTATTTTTAGTAAAAAATAGCGATCTCTTTTTTAAAAAATATTTACTAATTCTATTTACTTTATTTAGTAAAAGTTGTAAACTTTTGATGTAATCGATTACATCAAAAACTAACTACTACGCAAACTTTAGGGGAAGCAAAACAGGCATCCGCCTTAATATTTATAGGAAAGCTAGAATGTGAGGTAAGTATTAAGACACGATCGCGCTCAGAAAACATAGCTGACCGTTTGTTAGCAAACTTTAGCCTTTGCTAAAGTAAAATTTCGGGGCAGATCATACCTTAAAGCTATCATGCTAAGTCAACACTCACCTTCAAATAGCTCTGAGAAGACCTAGCCTGACACTAGTAAATAAAACCAAGAAAGGAAATATATAATTCTTTTCTCAAATGTAGCCAATACGTTTGTTCACATTTTATATAACAGAACTTTTATGGACAAGAGATCGTCACGCTCATTTATCTCTAAGTTTTCGTTTGCAATGGGGAATTTAGGACATGCAGCTTTTTACGGCGCCTTGAGCAATTACTTTATCGTTTTTGTAACTGCAGGACTTTTTAGCGAATTAGATCCAAAGATCGCAGCAAAGTTGATCGGCTTGATCACTAGTTTGATCGTCCTTATTCGGATCGTTGAGATCTTTATTGATCCCCTTTTAGGCAATATCGTTGATAACACTAAAACTAAATGGGGCAAATTCAAACCTTGGATCATCATCGGTAATGTTGTCAGTGCTGTGATTATGATCATTCTTTTCACGGGGATCTTTAATTTAGCCAATGTCAATTGGATCGCCTTTGCTATTTTATTTGTGATCTTATTTGTTGTTCTAGATGTTTTTTATTCATTTTCAGATGTTTCTTATTGGGGCATGGTCCCAGCTTTGAGTGATGGTAGTAAAGAACGCGGGCTTTATACTGCGCTTGGTTCGTTTACCGGTTCGGTCGGTTGGAACGGGCTAACGATCATCGTTGTTCCGATCGTAACTTATTTTACTTATCTGGCAACAGGTAAGCATACCCAAGGGGCTCCGGGATGGCTCGCCTTTGCTGTGATCATCTCACTATTGGCCGTTTTATGTGCTTTCATCGTCGCTTGGGGAACTGAAGAAAAAGACGATCTGATCCGGACAGCCGCTAAGCCTAAAACAACGATCAAAGATGTTTTTATCGGGCTAGCGCAAAATGACCAGATCTTATGGGCTAGTTTAGCTTATTTCATGTATTCTTTAGCTAATGTCATCACTAACGGGGTCTTATATTACTTTTTCAAATTTGTTTTAGGACGCCCCGAAAGTTTTCAAGTAGCTGGCTGGATCGCGATCGGGATCGGACTTTTGACTTCGCCACTTTATCCACTTTTAAATCGCTTTATTCCACGCAAATACCTCTTTTCATTTGGTCAATGTTGTATGATCGTGTCGTATTTGATCTTTATCTTTGGCCGTCAAAGCATGGGCTTGTTGATCATTGGGCTTGTTTTATATAACATCACTTTTGCTCAACTTGTAACAGTCTTGACTTTGACAGATGCGATCGAATATGGACAGTTAAAGACTGGAGAACGCAACGAAGCCGTCGTTTTAGCAGTCCGCCCGATGATCGATAAATTATGTGGCGCTTTTGCTAACGGGATCGTCGGTTATATCGCGATCGCGGCTGGGATGACTGGTTCAGCTACCGCGGCTGACATGACGACTAAAAACATTCGGACCTTTGAAGGCTTTGCTTTCTATGTTCCTTTAGTTTTAGCAGTCTTAGCTTTAGTCATCTTCTTGACAAAAGTCAAATTGACCGAAGAAAAACACGAAGAGATCGTTGAAGAATTAAAAGATAAATTAGCGCTTGGCGATGAAAAACTCGATCTAAAAGTGACTGAAGAAAAAACACGAACGACAAACGTCTTAGCTCCGATCTCTGGCCAGATCGAGGCTTTGCCAAGCAAGGCAGCTCCTGATTTTAATGCTTTAGGTTTTGTTATCCTGCCGACCACCCAAAAAGTTTATGCACCTTTTTCAGGAACGATCCGTTTCACATTTTCAACTAAACATGTTTTAGGGATCGTAGCTCATAACGGACTAGAAGCGATCATTCACGTGGGGATCGATACGGTAAAATTAAGAGGAAAAGGTTTTGTAACACACTACAATGATGGACAGACGGTCAAAGCTGGGGACTTGTTACTTGAGTTTGATCTTGACCTGATCAAACAAGCCGGTCTAAACCCAAATGTCATCGTCTTCTTCACTCAACCAAAAGCGATCGCACAATTTGAACTGACGACTGATCACGAAGTAAGTCATGGAGAATTAGTTGCAACCGTCACTTTAGACCAAAGATAAATAGAGCTTGGAGTCTTTTAAACAAAGACTCCAAGCTCTATTTAAATACTATTTTTAATTGCTACCAGGGCGTTTTTTCTTTTCAACTTTTTGCCCCATTTCCATTTCATCATTATATCCCCAAAACCAAGTCACTAAGAAACTGATCACTAAGGCTGCTCCACTGGAGAGCAAGAAAGCATAAAAGCTATTTAATTGTGTTGGCGCTGCTGGATCAAAGAATGATGGAAAACCGATCAAAGAACCAGTAAAGCCAAACATCGTCCCGTGCATCAAGCCTGTGATCAAGCCCCCAACAGCTGAACCGATCAAACCTGAGATAAAGACTTTACGATAGCGCAAGTTGATCCCATAGATCGCTGGTTCTGTCACCCCGCAAAAGGCCGAGATCGCAGCGGCGATCCCAAGCGAGCGCATATCATTTTTCTTTGTTTT
This window of the Ligilactobacillus faecis genome carries:
- a CDS encoding heavy-metal-associated domain-containing protein codes for the protein MKEKHTVHVLGMKGACCAAKVKESLSKLVEDVKVDLKKGTAEYIGDETIDHLNDTLEGTPYSVIAETSAKLK
- the yidA gene encoding sugar-phosphatase; translation: MKIKMIAIDIDGTLVDDQKKIGPLTKVALKKARAQGVYVVLCTGRPLSGVKDYLDELGLVTEDDYAITFNGAKAQTTKSGQTLFEHGLTPKEYGALDALSHELGVRGQIVLPDSSVYTTFKDISPYTVLDAFYTKMPLYYRTSQEIETLGLASKYMWVDEPEIIQAKLATLDQAVLAKYYTVLSAPWFYEMMNKKAHKGAAVIELGERLGITAAEIMVLGDENNDLTMFELAGFGVAMGNANEQIKALAQAVTTDNKHDGVGVAVTKYILEKGR
- a CDS encoding LacI family DNA-binding transcriptional regulator gives rise to the protein MVTIKQIAQEAGFSQATVSRLLNDDPTLSVTPATKNKILTVANRLGYGKRQNKFLLTRNIALLASFTAEEELQDIYFNTLKETLLAKGEEANFKFEFFTAIDELLSQSQNYEGFIGIGADGFAEPKLLELAQVLPLGVFLDINPLPHKFDSVQPDLSQTILDALDQLILAGKKSIGFIGGLGHIMGTHNYQQDPRSFAFENWAKRLGVFDERYYFVSGPFTTSNGYELGKQILANDLPLPEAFIVASDALAIGVLQAFNEAGHVIPKDTALISINNIEIAQYVSPPLTTYAIDQAELCQTAINLLADALERPERPKIHAFISNKLIVRKSFIPKN
- a CDS encoding glycoside-pentoside-hexuronide (GPH):cation symporter — translated: MDKRSSRSFISKFSFAMGNLGHAAFYGALSNYFIVFVTAGLFSELDPKIAAKLIGLITSLIVLIRIVEIFIDPLLGNIVDNTKTKWGKFKPWIIIGNVVSAVIMIILFTGIFNLANVNWIAFAILFVILFVVLDVFYSFSDVSYWGMVPALSDGSKERGLYTALGSFTGSVGWNGLTIIVVPIVTYFTYLATGKHTQGAPGWLAFAVIISLLAVLCAFIVAWGTEEKDDLIRTAAKPKTTIKDVFIGLAQNDQILWASLAYFMYSLANVITNGVLYYFFKFVLGRPESFQVAGWIAIGIGLLTSPLYPLLNRFIPRKYLFSFGQCCMIVSYLIFIFGRQSMGLLIIGLVLYNITFAQLVTVLTLTDAIEYGQLKTGERNEAVVLAVRPMIDKLCGAFANGIVGYIAIAAGMTGSATAADMTTKNIRTFEGFAFYVPLVLAVLALVIFLTKVKLTEEKHEEIVEELKDKLALGDEKLDLKVTEEKTRTTNVLAPISGQIEALPSKAAPDFNALGFVILPTTQKVYAPFSGTIRFTFSTKHVLGIVAHNGLEAIIHVGIDTVKLRGKGFVTHYNDGQTVKAGDLLLEFDLDLIKQAGLNPNVIVFFTQPKAIAQFELTTDHEVSHGELVATVTLDQR